A genomic window from Chaetodon trifascialis isolate fChaTrf1 chromosome 22, fChaTrf1.hap1, whole genome shotgun sequence includes:
- the LOC139350329 gene encoding 4-galactosyl-N-acetylglucosaminide 3-alpha-L-fucosyltransferase 9-like translates to MSSSACQWTSLRQFVFSTLVVSCFVVLFCTYYKPDIKFPSFDTYMERANLSCPTVVCPEAPQIQKSNYSTELHINPNHSDTQKVQTAAVDTEPDTILLIWMWPFGRKFDLSCDIFNIKKCHLTDDKSLYYKAHGVLFHHRNINKANLPREPRPWFQKWVWWNMESPANSAPISELNHSFNLTCNYRLDSNIPVPYGYLAPVTSEDESFKLPAKDKLVCWIVSNWKPNYKRVQFYNEMTKHIKIHTYGRAFDQDVSNEDYVKIVSSCKFYLSFENSVYKDYITEKLYRPMSLGTVPVVLGPPRQQYEDHIPGDSFIHVEDFSTPKELAERLTYLDQNNSEYMRYLSWRSRFKVKRSAFGREHACRTCRYLQNHKWYQALHDLNKWYWG, encoded by the coding sequence ATGTCCTCTTCTGCCTGCCAGTGGACGTCTCTGCGCCAGTTTGTCTTCAGCACCCTGGTGGTTTCGTGTTTTGTGGTTCTTTTTTGCACGTACTACAAGCCTGACATCAAGTTCCCCTCTTTTGACACTTACATGGAGAGAGCCAATCTTTCCTGTCCTACAGTTGTGTGTCCAGAGGCACCACAGATCCAGAAGTCAAACtactccacagagctgcacattAACCCAAATCACAGTGACACCCAGAAGGTCCAGACTGCAGCAGTGGACACTGAGCCTGATACTATTTTACTGATCTGGATGTGGCCATTTGGACGCAAGTTTGATCTCAGCTGTGATATTTTTAATATCAAAAAATGCCACTTGACAGATGACAAGTCTCTGTACTATAAGGCCCACGGGGTTCTCTTCCACCACAGGAACATTAATAAAGCAAATTTACCACGAGAGCCACGTCCCTGGTTTCAGAAATGGGTGTGGTGGAATATGGAGTCACCTGCAAACTCAGCTCCAATCTCTGAGCTTAATCACTCTTTCAACTTGACATGCAATTATCGGCTGGATTCAAATATTCCTGTGCCTTACGGGTATCTGGCGCCAGTGACATCTGAAGATGAGAGTTTCAAATTGCCAGCAAAGGACAAGCTGGTCTGCTGGATTGTGAGCAACTGGAAACCGAACTATAAGAGAGTTCAGTTCtacaatgaaatgacaaaacacatCAAGATTCATACTTATGGAAGAGCATTTGACCAAGATGTAAGTAATGAAGACTATGTAAAGATAGTTTCTAGCTGTAAATTCTACCTCTCCTTTGAAAACTCAGTTTACAAAGACTACATCACGGAGAAGTTATACAGACCTATGAGTTTAGGAACTGTGCCAGTAGTTCTGGGCCCTCCAAGACAACAATATGAGGACCATATCCCAGGAGATTCTTTCATTCATGTCGAGGATTTTTCCACTCCAAAGGAGCTCGCAGAGAGGCTAACTTACCTTGACCAAAACAATTCTGAATACATGAGATACTTAAGCTGGAGAAGCAGGTTTAAAGTGAAAAGGTCTGCGTTTGGCAGAGAACACGCTTGCAGAACGTGCCGTTACTTGCAAAACCACAAATGGTACCAAGCTCTTCATGATCTTAACAAATGGTACTGGGGTTAA